In the Channa argus isolate prfri chromosome 6, Channa argus male v1.0, whole genome shotgun sequence genome, TagaattgttttccttttatgtgCTCCgttattgtatttctttatagTGTGGCATAAATTTAATGTGGTGTAACTGTGGCTCAGAAGGTAAATCATCATCCCCCAATTCAGGGGTTgctggtttgattcctggctcCTTTTGTCACAAGTTGcagtgtccttcagcaagacactgaaccaccaattAGTTGCTTCAAATGATTgcaggtcagctgcatagcagctcccgtATGGGTGTGAGTGCAAATGAGTGGATAAGAAGCAGTGGACTTCTTTTACCCTTTAACGTGTGCGTTTCTCTGGCCTGACACAGAAAACACCAGCAGAGTCTCGTGAGCACAACAGAGACTGTATCTTGCTCTCATTCTTTGATGACCACGACATTTGGCACTTCCTTTCCTCCATTGCCATGTTTGGATCCTTCTTGGTATGATCATGTTTGTTGAATGCCTGTGTTTTTGAGTTTAGATGGAGAtatattctgtttgtttttaataataccCAATACAGTAAATACTTGACAGGGCTAAATGATAGGTTAAAGCAAGAacttttaaatataaagcttATTGGAATTGTTGGAATGAGGATCATCAAACAGGAAACCGGAATCTCTGTGTACTGATGGAGCATTCCTCCTGTTCCCTCGCAGGTCCTCCTGACTATGGACGATGACCTCGACACCACCCAGAGAGACAAGATATATGTCTTCTAGATTTGGCAGACCTCATGTGTGGACTTTagctcttcctctctgccttATCATCCTTGTCTCTGCCTGGTCACATCTTCATATTCTCAAGAAGCACAGCCAGTAGCAgcctgaatttatttattttttttgcctgccAGGCTGTAAAGTGGgcatctttctgtctctcacggCCAATCAGCCAGTCAGGGAAAGGTAGCAGCACCTCCCTCCACCTGTATGGACACTAGCGTGCCAATGAAAAGCTTGATCAACATCAAGTTATGCTGAAGTGTTTTGTCCTCTTGCTGCCATCATCAAAATAACTGCTGAAAATTACTTACTGCTGACGAAGTTAACAATGTACGCATTTGCTAAATGAAAACCGTTCAAATGACTGACTTGATTTATACAGCTCGCGTTACATTCGACCTACAAGTGATCAGTGTATTTTGAAATTACTGTTTGTATGCTGtttattgtgtgtgcatgtctttattttcttgtgtGGACAAAGTTTCGATtccattaatgtgaggacattttggccaGTCCACATAACTTAAGGGCTTTTTTGAGGGTTAAGACTAGATCTTAGAGTTAGGGATAAAATTAGGTTAAATTTGAGGTAAGGGTTAGGGATTGCAATATGTCAGTGTCCTCACAAGTATAGCCAGACATgattgtgtgcgtgcgtgtgtgtgtgtgcgtcatAAATGTGAGAACCTGAAGTCTGTCAGTGGCCTTTAATGTTCTAATAATGTTAATAACATACTgtgctctgattggtcagatcCTTAATTTAGCCGTCCTCATATTGTTGATGATGATTGTATTTACTTCATAACTGCCCTCAAGTTTGACTGAGAAGGTATTTTTGCACTGTTctgtatgaaaaaataaagattttaatgttaaacattGCAATGAGCAGTTACTGAATAAACGTCTCAATCGCAAACGTCCTTTCTCCTGGGTGAACAAAATATGGAAATCagggtgtgaatgtgtgtgtagataAATGCATACAAATGCGCACCCAGCAGCACTACCCAAAGATACATATCAaataagatttaataaaatatttcatataaaaatacagtatgtatttacACACATCCATTATGATCACATTAACATATGTAACATCTATAACTTTACCAGAGCCACAACTACTGCTTTGCAAGGTGTTGTTGAGGGTCtggtaaaaactgtaaagaGAAAACGTCCTACTTCTAAAAAAAACACGAGGGGCACAAATATATATGTAACCTTTCAAGAAATGGACTTCACCTATGTGCATCTAGTTTTTATTGCCATGTCCTGCCTGCTGCAGCAAAGGAGAGGATTTGACTATGAAGAAAAATCTAGTGATCTTTTCAGTAATACAGAAGTATTGTAATTAGATATTAAAATACTTGTGATTTAAGATACCTGTGATTGTCTGACATTTTAATGCTAGTTCATAGTTAACATCAGTAAACGaagcagtaaaaaataaaaaatagtttggCCCAAATCTGGAATGGAAATAGGGTCTGTAAACATGACACTGAAATAGTTTGAAATGTTGGAGGATAAAAGTCCCCAGCCCTCTGTGATACGTGGCTCCCTGAACTCTACAGACACCTCTACCTCTAATCGCAGCAGAGGAGGTCGGACCTTCCCTGAAAACCTTTGCactgaaaattttaaaatagggaAGAATCAAAGAAGGCGTGTAAAACTCACTGCATGTAAACGTCACAAAATTGACCAGTCACGGTCATAAATAAATGATCCAAAGTCCTCAGTCACAGTGCAACAGTACTGGACTGTGTGCCATGTCCTCAGTAATGATAGACTCTGATCTGGTTGTTATCATCCAGGCCCAGCTGGACCAGACCACTTTTGGATGATGGAGCCTGATAGCGAGTGAACAGAGGTCTGGAAGGCAGAATTAAGGGAAATGAAAGGCACGAGACTATGGTGATACAAGtgacaataaataatattgtataAGTAGCAAAATATTATCAGACAAGTCCAAAATCTAAACGaatacatcaataaataaataaacccttAACCAGACATGCATGTACATCAATTTCATTAACTCTTTAGGACAACTGAAAATGTGAGAGAATAAAGGGCCAAACTTGGAAGTGATAAATGACTATATAACTGAcagggagataaaaaaaaaaaaatagttgcatGGACTGATAAGCAGTTACTACATTTAGTCTGTTTTGATCTGCTACATTGAGATAAAGCTGAAAACCAGACATTGCATTGTGTTCTCTGTGTTCTCAGCGCAGTACTAATATTGacaagaactgtgtgtgtgtatatgaccATGTGTGACAGAAGGATACATGCTGGTGTCTTTCTTGCGCATCTCCAGCCACTTCTTGTTGCTATCAATCAGCCCCTGCAGCCTCTGGTCGTTCATCTGCACTGACTTCTGCATGGACCTCAGGCTGTGACCATGTTCGCtaacacacgcatacacagaCATCCACACTCAGGTTTAGGACGATGTTAGCAATTTAAGACAATGAGTATGTTCATGGAGGGTGTACTAATTGCATGAGTGAATGGGTGTTGTAAGTCACCTAGCAGGAGTGTATGACGGGTAAGCTGAGGAAGTCCTTGTGGTGCTGGAGGCAATTGGGTCCTTTGCTGCTCCTGGGGAACAAGAACAGCAGTTCAGGAACAACAATGGTTGCAACTAGTAACAAGTCCCATAGCAAAATGAAGCATCTCTTGGCATACCGGGGAATATCTGACTCCATCGGCTGTTGATTAGGCCCTCAGAGACTGTTATCTCACTGCTGATCGGGGTGCTGTAAGGTGGAGTGGCTGCAGAGCTGCACTGGGGTGCCCAGTTCCAGGATGACTCTGAGAGCCtcactggaggaggtggggctAAGGAGCTGGTGCCCAGGGTGTGAATCTGGGACATGAAAGGGACAGAAATAGAGGTGGGAGGCTGAGATGGAGACGGAGGGAAGTCTGTGTAAGGCATGGAGCTCTGCTTATGAGCTAGTGAACTCAGTGAATTCAAGACAATGTTGAGCTGGCCTGAGATCTGCTGCAGGGAGTTTGCTAACTCCTGGACTTTGGCCGGGACAACTGGACGACCTCCTGATGAAAGTAAGGTGAAAAAGAGAATAGTTAACAACTGTGCCAATACGGTAGCTAGCTGGAAAATTTTACAAATCTTTTTCAAgtgtacaaaacataaaaaccactAAAGACCTGAATAAAAATaccataaataaatgatttgtttaacaaatgttattttactgtaaagtgCAGCCAATTTGACTACACTCAATGAATATGtccttttgttaaaataaaaccttggaCATAGTACCTGTCACACTGCTGCTGAGATCCGACTCTGTCACATCAAACGTCACCTTCTTTTCTCCTGCCAGCCGAGACAGCTCTTCAAACAGAGGCTGAAcatacaacacaacaaaaatgcaTAAACAGACACTGCATGTTGTATGTACAATATGGCCCCGCTGGCTTGTGTTCGCCAAGAATGGGAACAGTAAACACATCCATTCaacaaagaaatcaaaacaGTAATTAACTTCAGGAGTTACACTAAGATGCCAGAGATAGAGCAAAAATTAAATGATCTTATAAAGCTTCTTGTTTAGACATTTGGGATAATTGTTTTTATACTCACTCTGATTTTAGAGCTGTGACTAGGGTTGCTTGTTAAGATGTTGACCTCAGCAGGGAAAACGTGAGTGTACGGCAAAACTAAAGATTGGGTTCTACTGACCTCTTCGCCCATAGTGCTTTCCAGCTGCTGAAGATGGCCTTCTTTCCTTCGCAGAAGAAAGTTTCCTCTCTGAACCGTCTGCTGCAACTCTGCCACGTTTCTGGCCTCCTAATAATAGGGGGGGGGGAAAGTCACCAGCACTTAACAGTCATTGTAAACTATTACTCCAAATTCTAAGTAGGTCACACTCCACCCTACCTGCTGGAGGTTCCTTATCATCTCCTCAGTCCCCCCTACGCCCTGATTGGGGTCCTGTGAAGAGCTGCTCTCGACCGCCTGCAGAGCTGCCTGTCTCTCCATCAGCCGGCTGCTTTCCCTCTCCAGAAAGAGTTTGGTCTTCTGGATGGAGGCACCATGTGAAGAGATGTAGTGTCGGAACCTGAACCAGAACAAAGTAACACGGGTTAATGGCTGAAGTTAATGATGGTTGTGCAGTGGTAGAAGAAGTAGGAAAAAATCAAGCATTTAAAATCTGTACAAGAGTGCCAGGAGACAAACGTGGCTAAACTATTAAAtgctaattatttaaattatcttAAAGAGCTGGGGGCTGGAACttggaacctatcccagctcTAATTGGGCGAGAAGTGggtacagcctggacaggtcgccagttcACACTCAAAattacacctacaggcaatttagagtcaccagttggcttaacatgcatgtctttggactgtggaatgTAGATTTTAACGAGAAAGTTGACCAATCCAATgaataatatgaaaataaatcagaaaaaaaaatctttaatttttttataactaACATTTTGAAACTATTGTTAAAATCAATCTAAATTTGGACAAGCAATcccagaaaaacaaactgtcaaataaaGACTGGGTGGAGTGCTTAGGGTTGGCGCCTCATAGCCAGAAGGTTGCGAGTACACGTCAGTGGCCTTTCTTTCAGTGGCGTGGGTTTCCTCGGGGGTACGCCGGTTTCCTCCACCAGTCCAAGGACATGTATGTCAGGTTAACTGgggactctaaattgcctgtaggtgtgaatgtgagtgtgaatggttgtctgtgtgtgtctttctgtgttggtccCACTTTTTGCCTTATGAGTTGATATAGGccccagccccctgtgaccctaagAAGGAGAAGtcgttacagataatggatgtaaTACCcagaaaatgaactgaaataaTTCCTAAGAAGCAATGTTACCCTAATCGTAAATCACacttaaaataattgtttatttcataaatacaaaatgttaaatggctgcttaaataaataaatgtgtgtttattactACAATTCCGTTCTGtgcatctgtctctctgtccttaCTCATCCATGCTGCTGTGGCTGTCAGGTACAGGAGAGAGCGGTGGGTCGTCCAGGTCTTCTACGTGTAGTGATGAGTCTCTCATGTCACTGGAGGGCGCCGTCGCCTCTTTTTCGGTTTTCTTTTGTTCCCGTTTACGCTCTTGCCTTAGGGAGGCACTTGCCCCTTCACCTCGTTCCAACTCACTGACCAGACAAAGTAAGACCATAATGTTCCACAATTTCATTTGTCTGCAGTAAACCAAAATTTACACTATAGGGATTTCCTCCCACAGGGCTACTGTCACATATTTAAAGTTACCtacaaattagaaaaataaaggcTAAAGAAGACCTTTGAACCTattgtaatgcattttaaatcatgtgaacagttttgttttacttctattttaaattttatgggtttttttgttgctacTGTTTTCTCTGTTAACTGGTATTATGGAAAAAATGTTCTGCATAGGTACTGTGCTGTACCTGACTCTTTGGCTGAGATAGTCGCATCTCTCCTGCAGGAGAGCCAATTTGCTCTCCAGTTGCTCCTTGTCCTGCTTGGCTCTCCTGCTCTCTTCTCTGGCTTTATCTCTCTCTTCCCTCAGCCTCTCCTCATCTACCTTAGCCTTGCTCTTCTCTTCCCATGCTCGCTGAATGAGTTCTCTGGCTTGATGTTTCTCCTCTATCatcctctgcagctcctccttcAGATGGTCTCTTTCTTGGATCAGCTGGGGTAAGGCCTAAACACATACACGCACGcacaaacaaccccccccccacacaaacacacacgtgggAAAAGGTTGACATATGGAGGAGTGGGTGAATATACTGtaatcacttttcttttttttacctttaatagaAATTGGACTTCCCACCTCAATCTCTCTGTCCATGTCTTCCTCTTCCCCTCTAAGCTTCTTCCATCTCCTCTTAAGATCTGCTGTCTGATACAACACAGGAACTATTAGTATGTGTAGTTGAAGTGCGTGGAGTATTGAGGACTGACCGAACATTATGTATGAAATGGAAAACCTTGGCCTGCAGCATAGCTTCCTGGCTCGTCAGTTCTTTGGCTCTCAGCTCCAACTGATCTGTTAGATCCTGCAGTTCTGACTCCTTATAGAATAAATAAGGCAGAATTAATATTCTCTGGAATAAACGTTTTCTGTTAGGAAGTTGAGAACAGCCATGGATGCTGTTAGTTTTTTGTGCCGTTATCTTGTTATAAGAGCTAATTTTATTATCTTGAGAAAAcgatatattttatatttatataaaaagatattttaGCAAAACCCAAATGACTGTCTCAGTTTCCGTAAATCCCATATAACATCTTATTTGTCAAAGTTTGTGtaataaatcataatttttGCTAAGGTTCAACAGTGACAATAAGCTGTTTGATGTTCCGTATgactttgttaatgttttattatagtgGTTTAATTATTAGACTGCTTAGATAAGCAGAGCTCCCCTGATACCGCCCACTCTCTCTTACATCACTGTGGTGCTGAAAGAGCAGCAGGTGCCAGGTCTGACTTTAAGGGTATTTTCCAAGTGTATCTGTTCTCTTATTCTGAAATTATTGTGATCTCCTGGAACATCTCTATCTAGTTCACATTCTGACCCCCATGTCCCATGGACAGAACCAGTGTCCTGCAGTGTCCTGTTGATAGCGTTCTGTGCAGAGAGTGCACTGACGTTAAGTGCATCTATTCACCCAGCACCTTGATTAAATTTCgcaatttatgttttattttgaaaatactttaaagcttttgtgactgtgtgattTTACAACCTGAGCAGAGCAGAAGACTGATAAAGCACTGGATTGATGTAGGCTAATAATAAACAACATCACCAGTTATTTGTTGATGCAGATATTTTCTCAGCTCTCACAGACATGGCACATTTGAGCATCTTCTGCCTCtataattacaatttttatttaatttattatgtgaATAAAGGGTTCTGGGGCTGCCGACGAATGAGAGGCTGGAATTGAGGTGCACATCTCTGACAGAATGACACTGGTGCTGACCCCTGGCACATATTACATGGACAAAGCAAAAGTATCAAATGCTAAATATCCAATACACGTGATCTGTGTATTGGATTGGATGCATACCAGGAATTTTAGAATGACACACATGAAAATGCCCTTAAAGTTGGACCTGACACCTGCTGCTCTTCCAGCAGCACGGGATGTAGGGGGTCAGGAAGGCATTGTTTATCTAACTTATCTGAAAACTTAACCACTGaggtaaaacattaacacagtcAAGCGGAACATTAAATAGCCTATATTTACTGTTGAACCCTAGCAAAATCACATTTAGTTACAGAAATTTGGAAGTATAGGGTTTTAGATATGACCTACAGGAGCCGAAATTTTGCTAAATGATGTTCAAGAAAATCAACCTTGTGATCTCAAGataacaagaaaaataattgtcatGAGAAAACCTACTTCATTTTACAGAGAAGTTTTCTCATCATCATGAAAATTACCTTTTATTTTCGGATGCAAATATTAATCATccatttaaatatgttaaaacaaCTGTGACTCTAGGTGGAATTAATACCTTTTGAGCTATAGTTTTAGACTTTGGTTTAATGTTACCAAAGGCTTAGTACCAAAGTTTTATGTCTGCATCTCTCCCAACACACCTTGCGTGAGTGTGTCAGCTGTGCCTTTTGTAACTGTGTTTCAAGCTGCAGACAGAGTTTCTCCAGTTGAACAGCATGTGAGGCCTGTAGACGCTCTCTGTCTTCCCGCAGACTGGACAACAAGCGCTCCCTCTGAACAGTTTCCTggaacacagaaaacatttgttaaattatCTTTGGGAGTACAATCATTTACATAATGCAACCCTAATCCTAATCTTAaccctttaacattttttggaaGTTAAGACCAGCCACAATATCATAAATAACATCCTCTCTAAAAGGTGTAAAACTCAAACTTATCCTCACAAAATCTGACAACTAGGAATCCTGAAAGTCAGAAAACCTATTAACTAGGAGAGGCACTGGTAAACAAATAGATAAAACTAGATAAGAtcatgaaattataaaataattacgtacatttttatgaaattattttccattatGGATTATTCTAGTCCAGTctctatgctaagctaagcaaACTGTGTCCTGAAAGCATCTTCATTATTAAAGTTAAGAGGGCTATCAGTCTTTCTATTTAACTCCGCTAAAAAGCAAAAGGtattttttccacaaaatgtcGGTTTCTTTAAGCATGAAAAACAAAGGAACCCACTTATATCTGAAACTGTAGTAATTTATAGTaaaatttcatttctttaacaTTGATTTGAACACGTTCTGACCTCATCCATGTGTTTCTCTCTGATGTTGTTCATCTCTCTCCTGTGGTCCTCCCTCAGCTGCTCCAGCTTCCTCTCATGATCACGCTGCACTTCTTCACGCACTTCCTGCAGCACATCTGCCAGCTAGACAGTGGAAGTGAAGGTCAAGTTAatgcagattattatttttcaatgtACTCCAAATTGGAGCTTTGGCAAAGAAACgcacatgatgatgatgatgatgatgacgataaGGATAGAAGGCTGGCTGCGGCCTTTCTGTTcggtgtttgcatgttttccccgtgcttgggtttcctctgggtactccacATTCATCccacagtgcaaagacatgaatgttaaaTTAACTGGTgcctctaaattgcctgtgtgaatgtgaatggttatCTTGGATAAGCTCCAGACCctcatgaccctgaacaggataagccgTCACAGACAATAGCTGGATGGATTTAGATAATcaaatctttaatataaaaaatgagaaattaaaatcagttgacaaatgttaatgttgctgctttttatcCTGAAAACTGCAGCCTTCAGACCCCCTCAGTGCTGTCTTACCCTTTTCACCCTGCTTTGCCTCACACATGGTTTATAACAACCTTTTTTCCATGATGTGTCCAATACAAAGTTACAACAACACTAGCATTGTTACAGTGGTCTCTTCTCATGCACTGATTCACGATGGTAAACAGCCAATCAAGCGATCTCTTAAACATGTCAAATCTTCTGAGCACCGATGGGGATGAAATTCTGTACAGACCcaatgtgtgtgcctgtgtgtgtcctctAACCTCTCTTTGGTAATCTGCCAGATGCTGTTCAGGTCGTGGACTCATCAGCTCCTTCCTCGTCTTTGTGCTTTTAACctttatacacacaaaacagtgcaaacacagagacacacttaCTTAGAAAGTATATCTGTGTATATCTATATAACTGTGTCCCTCATGTCCATGTCCAAATTGTTTAAAGTAAGTACATACAATTATAAAGCACTCAAAATGGGTCAAAGTAAATGTCAATACTTGCTGGCCGATATTGTTGATAGTGCAATTATACCATCATAACTAAGatttttcttgtcttgttttcttaCAACAGTAAATAGCTTATAATATCCAGTCTTTCTGTTCCTTTTCGTTCTGATGCAAGATAAAGGGACTTTTGGAGACCAGTAACCTGTGCTTGTGTCACAAAACATCCACATGAATAGCTTTTGGCCGACCTTTCCCCTGAAAACATGGATCAGGTTCAGATTACTCTTTTTTACTTTGGATTGCTTAACAAAGTTCTGATGTTTGTCTTTGCCTTTGTTAACAATCTGAGCTAACTCTGCGCTTGAAATTTGCTAGAAACAGTAAATAAAGATGCCTTGCCTAATAACCGTGACAATATTTGACTTATGcaatttattgatttattgatgaATGATATTGTCAGAAAGAAAATCCACTAACAGAATTTTGTGGTAAGCTCCATCACGGgtgcaaaaactaaatgtaaactgTGGAATTTGAATTACTAAAGGAGaaaattttcaaaataagattaGGGCAATTAGCTTGCACAGTAGCAGTACCTCCTGTCTTAGagagtttagtttttcttcattCTCTCCCTGGagtctcctcctctcttcctgaAGGTCTGCTTCAGAGTCAGCCTTCAAACGCTCAATGTCCTGCCTCTTCTTGGCCTCCAGTTTTTCACGCTCTGCTGCTCGTTCTTCCTCTAAAGCGATATGTAACTCCTTTAGTATGGTTTCACTCTCCTCCCTGAtcacaggacacacacataaatgctaTTTTGAGGAATAAAGGTaattaaataaaccaaacaatttAAGTAGGGCACCTGTAGCTCAGTGCAGTTTCAGTGTCATGGGCAAGATACCAAACACTAAGTTGCTCCACTTAGGACTACAAATCACAACCTAGATATGTTAATATGGAAACACtgattgagaaccactgctcttgtgtacttttgttttatatgtttgtttgtgtgtctgacctgagcttctgctgttgtttctctctctcattctgtaCAGACTGTCTGAATTCCTCCAGGGTCCTGTCAGACTCTTCGGTCAGCCtggcctcctcctctctcctgttAGACAGGATATCTTGCCGAAGAGCCCTAGGGAGGTGCatgtacatgtgtatttataGATTAAAAGCTGTGACTATGTAGAAAGATACAAAGATTTGTAGGTGTGTTTAGGTAAGTCCTTTCTAAactgaaacattattttttaaatgtgaatgtgtctcTTGATAACATCCATAATAAAATCCACTAAGAATGAGAAGTAAACcatacaaaaccaaataaaccTCAGATGGATTTAgggttaattttaaaattagggTTAGATAAAAGAATACATTAAAACCTTCTTTTAGGATTTAATAGAATGTGCCTTACAGTGATGTAGTGCATAAAGCTGACAAGTTAGAGCAGGACTAAAGTGTTGCATACTGTGCATACTTGCCTTAGTCTTTCCTCGCTCTCCGCCTTTAtcttcctttcctcctcctcctcctcccttcttaGCTCTTCCTTGAGGTCACAGATCTTCTTAGCTTTCTCCCTCATCATTTGCTTCCTTTCCTCCGCCACCTCCCATTCAGcatttttcctctcctcttttctttctcccaaactcctctcttctctctctgccccctTCAGGTCCCCATCCTCCTCATCTTTGCCGCTCCCtttcttctctccatctttAATGGCTCTCCAGCAGGATTCTTCATCCACTGAGTTTTCATGGTTTTGGAGGAGGAGTTCAGCATCGTCAAGATGGGTTTTGGAAGTGCGGACCAGACGACCTCTAGAGGTTTCAGGCCTCTGTAGTCCCAGAGAAAAGCCAAAGACTTCAGCTTTTGGCTGAAGCTCCATATCTTGCTCTGAGTTGGAGTGGCTGGAAAAGGGGGGTGACGGGCTGGACTGGTGGAGGATGAGGTGGTCAACATTAGGGGTTGTGGGGCTGACTTTGTCTTCAGCCAGTATAtatcttttaaaacaaatacagtgtatacagagaatggagaaaataaagagagataTGTGAGATTGTATACAGTAAGTTATTGTGTATGTTTACCAAAATTACACGCCTTGGTTTTGATACAGTAGCTGCATGattcagcaaaataaatgtaatagttGTGATTTTTAGCCAAGAAACGTATGACTCCCAACTATTTTCAGAATTTTGACAATTTCATgctaaaaacaatttaataccCGATGGGGCTCAAGGGCACAAGAGCTACTGAGATACTAAGAGAAAGCAGTAATGTAACCTCTTTGGAGCTTCTGccttcttgtttttgtcagcCTCGtcatctttcattttctctccatCATCGATCATTGGGGGACTGACTGTGCCAGACAGGTCTTGGATGCTCACAATCTTCTCTGATAGCTTGAGGATACAAAAAGACAGCCATTAAGAGACTGACAAGCAacagatgaataaatgaataaatacctGAATGAATGGTATTACATGGGCATCATGCCACTTAACAGAACTACCTTGACATCTAGAGAGGCTGAAGCTTCCACAGTGTTCTTACAAACCAAAGAGTCCTGCAATAACACACAGAAGGATATTTAATGACAAA is a window encoding:
- the LOC137129118 gene encoding centrosomal protein of 164 kDa-like isoform X2; amino-acid sequence: MTAAALIGDQLILEEHYDENYIPSEQEVQEYARQIGIDPDNEPELLWLAREGIVVPLPPEWKPCQDVTGEIYYFNFSTGQSVWDHPCDEHYRHLVTQERERAQLTAAGGKTGAKKEKDKKKKKEKKEKKKKESLKTLGTLSSALGPLPSPLGSLAPLRGLDAPGPSLISVSSPPLWGSLANSGGLEPLKTSLGGPRSSGASSALGTRQEERVSLALSGFNDDDNDSDEEKISENEPSPRGSGRLLKNLHLDLDALGGGLQYEDSEASGAAPAEETEPELQDLVLSGEHSPEPSSQQDSLVCKNTVEASASLDVKLSEKIVSIQDLSGTVSPPMIDDGEKMKDDEADKNKKAEAPKRYILAEDKVSPTTPNVDHLILHQSSPSPPFSSHSNSEQDMELQPKAEVFGFSLGLQRPETSRGRLVRTSKTHLDDAELLLQNHENSVDEESCWRAIKDGEKKGSGKDEEDGDLKGAEREERSLGERKEERKNAEWEVAEERKQMMREKAKKICDLKEELRREEEEEERKIKAESEERLRALRQDILSNRREEEARLTEESDRTLEEFRQSVQNEREKQQQKLREESETILKELHIALEEERAAEREKLEAKKRQDIERLKADSEADLQEERRRLQGENEEKLNSLRQEVKSTKTRKELMSPRPEQHLADYQRELADVLQEVREEVQRDHERKLEQLREDHRREMNNIREKHMDEETVQRERLLSSLREDRERLQASHAVQLEKLCLQLETQLQKAQLTHSRKESELQDLTDQLELRAKELTSQEAMLQAKTADLKRRWKKLRGEEEDMDREIEALPQLIQERDHLKEELQRMIEEKHQARELIQRAWEEKSKAKVDEERLREERDKAREESRRAKQDKEQLESKLALLQERCDYLSQRVSELERGEGASASLRQERKREQKKTEKEATAPSSDMRDSSLHVEDLDDPPLSPVPDSHSSMDEFRHYISSHGASIQKTKLFLERESSRLMERQAALQAVESSSSQDPNQGVGGTEEMIRNLQQEARNVAELQQTVQRGNFLLRRKEGHLQQLESTMGEEPLFEELSRLAGEKKVTFDVTESDLSSSVTGGRPVVPAKVQELANSLQQISGQLNIVLNSLSSLAHKQSSMPYTDFPPSPSQPPTSISVPFMSQIHTLGTSSLAPPPPVRLSESSWNWAPQCSSAATPPYSTPISSEITVSEGLINSRWSQIFPGAAKDPIASSTTRTSSAYPSYTPASEHGHSLRSMQKSVQMNDQRLQGLIDSNKKWLEMRKKDTSIPLFTRYQAPSSKSGLVQLGLDDNNQIRVYHY
- the LOC137129118 gene encoding centrosomal protein of 164 kDa-like isoform X1 — translated: MTAAALIGDQLILEEHYDENYIPSEQEVQEYARQIGIDPDNEPELLWLAREGIVVPLPPEWKPCQDVTGEIYYFNFSTGQSVWDHPCDEHYRHLVTQERERAQLTAAGGKTGAKKEKDKKKKKEKKEKKKKESLKTLGTLSSALGPLPSPLGSLAPLRGLDAPGPSLISVSSPPLWGSLANSGGLEPLKTSLGGPRSSGASSALGTRQEERVSLALSGFNDDDNDSDEEKISENEPSPRGSGRLLKNLHLDLDALGGGLQYEDSEASGAAPAEETEPELQDLVLSGEHSPEPSSQQDSLMANELHQSPLPGSRIHISEEGADASTAEAEFSAEQFEQVAAEVLKEVEWQEEENKGGGLQYDAQREKGEDKGGGQAEEELRNEKGDVGNKQEDRGNAGERKSKKESGKSKEDQRGSKASVESRKEEEEELESDEIEEECCEGEDEDEEKDEKEGEETEYMKQSERQESSEREENDSDGKVEMCTENQDDEIEDREDYVERLMEVKEEVDDCDKVVVKSFKSDENSRSEAEDKNDKERDAHEISTNDEEMQEKSEEKEEDVNSKREQEKDKEDEDNESEEALERCSLSQRKLTDSDEEVLERCVQSDRGDTERYGTDVDSDSDGQKLQGTPESEEEVIKLFEMEAAHVRPAKLGQKLILTDHKTLEQNQKITAGKMKSMAKKCPHPAEDSLVCKNTVEASASLDVKLSEKIVSIQDLSGTVSPPMIDDGEKMKDDEADKNKKAEAPKRYILAEDKVSPTTPNVDHLILHQSSPSPPFSSHSNSEQDMELQPKAEVFGFSLGLQRPETSRGRLVRTSKTHLDDAELLLQNHENSVDEESCWRAIKDGEKKGSGKDEEDGDLKGAEREERSLGERKEERKNAEWEVAEERKQMMREKAKKICDLKEELRREEEEEERKIKAESEERLRALRQDILSNRREEEARLTEESDRTLEEFRQSVQNEREKQQQKLREESETILKELHIALEEERAAEREKLEAKKRQDIERLKADSEADLQEERRRLQGENEEKLNSLRQEVKSTKTRKELMSPRPEQHLADYQRELADVLQEVREEVQRDHERKLEQLREDHRREMNNIREKHMDEETVQRERLLSSLREDRERLQASHAVQLEKLCLQLETQLQKAQLTHSRKESELQDLTDQLELRAKELTSQEAMLQAKTADLKRRWKKLRGEEEDMDREIEALPQLIQERDHLKEELQRMIEEKHQARELIQRAWEEKSKAKVDEERLREERDKAREESRRAKQDKEQLESKLALLQERCDYLSQRVSELERGEGASASLRQERKREQKKTEKEATAPSSDMRDSSLHVEDLDDPPLSPVPDSHSSMDEFRHYISSHGASIQKTKLFLERESSRLMERQAALQAVESSSSQDPNQGVGGTEEMIRNLQQEARNVAELQQTVQRGNFLLRRKEGHLQQLESTMGEEPLFEELSRLAGEKKVTFDVTESDLSSSVTGGRPVVPAKVQELANSLQQISGQLNIVLNSLSSLAHKQSSMPYTDFPPSPSQPPTSISVPFMSQIHTLGTSSLAPPPPVRLSESSWNWAPQCSSAATPPYSTPISSEITVSEGLINSRWSQIFPGAAKDPIASSTTRTSSAYPSYTPASEHGHSLRSMQKSVQMNDQRLQGLIDSNKKWLEMRKKDTSIPLFTRYQAPSSKSGLVQLGLDDNNQIRVYHY